From a single Solanum dulcamara chromosome 4, daSolDulc1.2, whole genome shotgun sequence genomic region:
- the LOC129885697 gene encoding uncharacterized protein LOC129885697 — MRLSIFRYRSYALAPPLIRCFRSQAALKALAKASEDKIPNLILYNYPSFSGAFAALFAHLYHSRLNIPYLVLPFSSVEPFRVGDLCIDGLRNCYFLDFVGPKGFAEELAPRTSCQIVGFDHRKSALSKIPLNQSSGGSITFHVNLEKSSSVAVYEHFSSRLSEFGSNKGDAISLLNSTFQDRVENVLKYIEDGDLLRWSLPDIRAFGIGANQWHSKLNCITNPHMYKQLMGICTGDLIVTGNSHISNRLAAAHKLLDKFFKIRLGRGLYGECLGVRADGEPDLSDEIGKELSKKIASVGLRPIGAVVYLQRKNLKMCLRTVDAATDTSEVAKAYGGGGSPSSSSFIIRMDEYNQWRSVHSS, encoded by the exons ATGCGGCTGTCAATTTTCCGGTATCGGAGTTATGCTCTTGCACCGCCGTTAATCCGGTGCTTCAGGTCACAAGCAGCATTGAAAGCATTGGCTAAAGCATCGGAAGACAAAATCCCAAATCTCATCCTCTACAATTATCCTTCATTTTCCGGAGCTTTTGCTGCGCTTTTCGCTCACCTCTATCATTCTCGTCTCAACATACCTTACCTCGTCTTGCCTTTCTCTTCCGTTGAACCCTTCAG AGTTGGAGACTTGTGTATTGACGGGCTGAGAAATTGCTACTTCCTTGATTTTGTTGGTCCAAAAGGATTTGCTGAGGAGCTTGCTCCGCGGACCTCATGCCa gaTAGTAGGGTTTGATCACCGGAAGTCCGCCCTATCCAAGATCCCTTTGAATCAAAGCTCTGGTGGGAGTATCACATTTCATGTCAACCTAGAGAAAAGTAGTTCAGTTGCTGTTTATGAACATTTCTCTTCTAGGCTTTCAGAGTTTGGATCCAATAAG GGGGATGCTATCAGCTTGCTAAACTCTACTTTTCAAGATCGAGTTGAAAATGTTCTAAAATATATAGAAGATGGAGATCTTCTCAGGTGGAGTTTGCCTGATATTAGGGCATTTGGAATTGGAGCTAACCAGTGGCATTCAAAATTGAACTGCATCACTAATCCACATATGTATAAACAG CTAATGGGGATTTGCACCGGTGATTTAATTGTTACTGGAAACTCCCACATTTCAAATAGATTGGCTGCGGCACACAAGTTGCTGGATAAGTTTTTCAAAATTCGGCTGGGGAGAGGACTTTATGGTGAATGCTTG GGGGTTAGAGCTGATGGCGAACCAGACTTAAGTGATGAAATTGGCAAGGAACTAAGCAAGAAAATTGCTTCAGTTGGACTCAG GCCTATAGGAGCAGTCGTATACCTTCAGCGGAAGAATCTCAAGATGTGTCTGAGGACTGTAGATGCTGCTACTGATACTTCAGAAGTTGCCAAG GCATATGGTGGAGGTGGTTCTCCTAGTTCTAGCTCATTTATAATTCGGATGGATGAGTATAACCAGTGGCGCTCAGTGCATTCATCCTAA